A region of the Campylobacter sp. MIT 99-7217 genome:
ATCAATTTGCTCAGGTTCAGCCAAATCCTCAAGAGAAATTTCTTCACTTTCTTTTGAATTTTCTGTATCGCTTTTTATATCTACTTCTTCATTTGTATCTTCAAGTTGTAAATCCAAATTCTCATCTTGTATCACATCTTGCGTTACTTCTTCTTGCTCAGTCTTTGGTTCTTCTTTCTTAGGGGCTTCATCAGCATTTAAATCCTCAAGTTTTAAGTCTAAATCCTCATCTTTTAACTCAGCTTGTTTTGTTGACGCTACTTTTTCTTGTTCTTCATGTTCTCCAAAACCTAAAGTAAGTGCTTTATCTAAATCTGATTCCTCAAAATTTTCATCTTCGCCCTTGCCTGCTTTTTGCTTTTCTTCAGTCTTTTCTTTAGCTTGCAAAGGTTCTGGGTCTAAGTTCTTTTCTTGCTTGATCTCTTCTTCTGCTACTTCTTCCTCTGCTTCTTGAGTTTGTTCTTGTGTCTCTTGAGTTGCTTCTTCTTGAGGTTTTATTTCTTGATCTTGTGCATTATTATCCTCTTCCTTGTTTGTTTCATTAACACTATCTTCTAAGTCATTAAGTTCCAAATCATCAAGATCAAATTTCATATCCGCATAAGGATTTTCATCTTTTTGTGCTTCTACTATAACTTCGTCATCTTTTGGTTTTTTAAAGGCTATATCTGCCATATTTTCATCAATACAAGTGATTAAATCAGTTGGTAAAAAAGGCTTGTGAAGTACCTTTGCCTGTCCCTTAACTTCTTGATTTTTAGAACTAAGATAAATGAGCTTATCGCATTTTTTTTCCAAGTCGCCTAAATTTACTTTTACTTCATTATCTACGATAATAACATCAACTTTTTCAGCAAGTTCTTCATAATTTTCTTTTTCTTCAAAAGCATATCCAATCTTCGCAGCTGTAAGCTTTACAAGCTTTGAGACTATAGGATTTTGATTTATGAGTAAAATTTTCATTGCGTTATTTCCTTAATAATAAGCGTAATTTTAAGATATTTTAAATTATTAAATGCTTATATGAATAAAAAAATAATAATATTTTATCCTATATAATTTTTGTTACCTAATTTTGTACAAAAAATAAGGGTTGCATATTTGTAAAAACCTTTAAAATAAGCTCCTTAAAATATTTCATCATAACAGCTAAAATTGCAATCAAAACCGCAAAAGCAAGGACAATCTTAATAGGAAAGCCGACGACTAAAAGATTAAATTGAGGCATAGTTTTCATCAACAAGCCAAAAATAAGATCAGCAAGCAATGAAATCGCTAAGATTGGAAATCCCATAGTAAAACCGATGATAAATACATTAAGTAAAGAAATATTAATAAATTTTAGCAAATTTTCTCTTGGATAAAATTCTCCTAAAACAATATAATCCAAAGAATAACTCATAAAAAGCAAGATCAAATGATGGCCATCAAAAGCTAGGAAAACAAGTAGAGCAATAAGCCCTAAAATTTGCGAAGTTATGGGCATATTAGCTCCAGAACTTGGATCAATCACACTTGCCATAGTAAAACCCATAGTAAAAGACATGTATTCCCCTGCCATTTGAATAATAGTAAAAACAAGTTGCACCGCAAGCCCTGCTATCATGCCAAAAATAATTTCACTAATAATTTGCAAAATAAAAAATGAATTATATTGAGGAATGTTAATCTGTGCTAAAGGAAATAAAAACATGGTCAAAAGCAAAACAACTGTTGTTTTTATGATAAGAGGAATGTTATTGTGTGAAAAAAAAGGAAAAAAAACGATCATGCCACTTAATCTTGCAAACAAAAGCATAAAAGTAGCTACATTTTTATCGCCCAAATAATTAACAAATTCCATCTTTATCCAGCATAAATGTCTTGTCGCACAGCGAAGCAAGCTTCGTATCATGTGTTACAAAAAGTAAGGCTACATCATTTTCTTTGGCATAAGAGATCAAAATATCAATCACATTTTTAGCATTTGCAAAGTCTAAATTTCCCGTTGCCTCATCAGCAAAAATGATTTTAGGTTTTTTACAAAGAACTCTAGCTATACTCACTCTTTGTTGTTGACCCCCGCTGAGCTTGCTTACCTTTTGATTTAAAAGTGTGTATATGCCTAAATTTTCTAGTATTTGTTTATCTAAACCCTTGTGTGATAAAACACTTGCAAGCTCTATATTTTCAAGCGTTGAAAAGCCTCTAAAAAGATAATGAGCCTGAAAAATAACCCCGAAATCAAAACGGCGTATACTCAGTCTTTCATTCTCACTAAGTGTATAAAGATCTTGATTTTTGTAAAAAACCTTACCTTTTTTTGGCTTTAAAAGAGTAGACAAGATATGTAAAAGAGTGGATTTTCCACAACCGCTACTGCCTTGTATAGCAATGCAGTCTTTTGAATTTAAGCTTAAATTTAAATTCTCAAAGAGCGGATAATCAAAACTATGTCCTAAATTCTCCGCTCTTAGAAGTTCCATTTTAACTCATTTGTGCGGCAACTTCTGCGGCAAAATCTTCAGCTTTTTTTTCTAAGCCTTCGCCCACTTCAAAACGAATAAATTCAACTATTTCAAGCTTTATACCCAGCTCTTTTTCCTTTTCAGCAATAACTTGCTCTACGGTCTTTTTATCGTCCATGACATAAAATTGTCCCATTAAAGTAAGTTTGCTATCAAGCTGAGAATTATCGGCAATGAAGCTATTCATTTTACCTGGGATTATATTCGCCCAAATTTTTTCAGGCTTATTTTGTGCCTTAAGCTCCGCTTTGATATCCTCTTCGGCTTGTTTTAAAATTTCATCACTAAGTTGCTTACGACTTGCAAATTTTGGAATTTTATGCTCAGGTTTGTTTGGATCTTTAAGTCTTCTTCTTTCTTCATTATCCTTTTCAAGCTCTGCTACCAAAGCTTTATATTCACTCTCCACAAAATCTAAATCCAAATCCTTGTAGCTTAAATAACTTGGCTTCATAGCTGCAATATGCATACAAAGCTGTTTTAAAAAATCACTCGCCTTTCTTGCATTTTCCTCGCTATCACTTGCCGCTGATATAATCACTCCTACTCGAGAATTACTATGCATATAGCCATTAACTATACCTTTTTCACCCGCTTTTAGCGTAGCAAAACGACGAACAACTAAATTTTCGCCTATTGTGGCGATTTGGCTTTTAAGGTATTCTTCAAATTTAGCACCATTGATAACACTTGAATGAAGCTCTTCGCTTGTGCTTATACCCTGTGTTTGTATATGAGCAGTAGTATCCTTAGTAAGAGCTATAAACTGCTCATTTTTAGCGACAAAATCGGTCTCTGAATTAATCTCGCTTAAGGTTGCTTGTTTAAAATCATCACTTATTTTGAGATTTACTAAACCCTCAGCAGCTAAACGATCAGCCTTTTTGGCAGCCTTTCCTAAACCCTTTTCACGCAAAAGTTGAACAGCTTTTTCAAAGTCTCCATCTGTTTCTTTAAGAGCATTTTTACAATCCATCATTCCAGCACCTGTGCTTTCACGAAGCTCTTTTACCATTTGTGCACTAATTTCAGCCATTATTCTTTTCCTTCTTCAAAATCTTCTTCACTAAATTCTTCATTCAAATTTTCTTCTTCGAGTGCTTCCTTAAGTACAGCTTTTTTTTCTTCTTCTGCGATAGGCTCGCCTTGCTCTATATCATCTTGCTCTCTTAAAGCCTTGCCCTCTATAATAGCCTCAGCCATTTCTTGACAAAAAAGCTGAACAGAGCGAATAGCATCATCATTGCCCGGTATTGGATAAGTAACTAAATCCGGATCGCAATTTGTATCAAGTGGAGCAACCACAGGAATTCTAAGACGATTTGCCTCAGCAACAGCAATTTTTTCTTTTACCACATCAATAACAAAGATCATATCAGGTGGAGTTTTCATGTAGCGAATTCCACCCAAATAAGCAATGAGCTTAGCTTTTTTTCTTGAAAGCATTAAAGCTTCTTTTTTTGTTAAAAGCTTTATACTTTCATCTTCTTCCATTTTTTCTATAATTTCTAATTTACGAATACTTTGACGGATAGTTCCAAAATTTGTCATCATACCACCAAGCCAGCGATGATTAACATAAGGCATACCACATTTTTCAGCATATTCTTTAACAGCAGCTACGGCTTGTTTTTTTGTACCAACAAAAAGTATAGTTTTGCCCTCAGCTGCAGCGTCTTTTACTATGTTGTAGGTGTAGCGAAAATAACGCAAAGTTTTTTGCAAGTCTATGACATAAATGCCTTTTCTTTCGCCGAAAATAAATTTTTTCATTTTCGGATTCCATCTGCGTGTTTGATG
Encoded here:
- the fliR gene encoding flagellar biosynthetic protein FliR; the encoded protein is MEFVNYLGDKNVATFMLLFARLSGMIVFFPFFSHNNIPLIIKTTVVLLLTMFLFPLAQINIPQYNSFFILQIISEIIFGMIAGLAVQLVFTIIQMAGEYMSFTMGFTMASVIDPSSGANMPITSQILGLIALLVFLAFDGHHLILLFMSYSLDYIVLGEFYPRENLLKFINISLLNVFIIGFTMGFPILAISLLADLIFGLLMKTMPQFNLLVVGFPIKIVLAFAVLIAILAVMMKYFKELILKVFTNMQPLFFVQN
- a CDS encoding ABC transporter ATP-binding protein, translating into MELLRAENLGHSFDYPLFENLNLSLNSKDCIAIQGSSGCGKSTLLHILSTLLKPKKGKVFYKNQDLYTLSENERLSIRRFDFGVIFQAHYLFRGFSTLENIELASVLSHKGLDKQILENLGIYTLLNQKVSKLSGGQQQRVSIARVLCKKPKIIFADEATGNLDFANAKNVIDILISYAKENDVALLFVTHDTKLASLCDKTFMLDKDGIC
- the tsf gene encoding translation elongation factor Ts, whose translation is MAEISAQMVKELRESTGAGMMDCKNALKETDGDFEKAVQLLREKGLGKAAKKADRLAAEGLVNLKISDDFKQATLSEINSETDFVAKNEQFIALTKDTTAHIQTQGISTSEELHSSVINGAKFEEYLKSQIATIGENLVVRRFATLKAGEKGIVNGYMHSNSRVGVIISAASDSEENARKASDFLKQLCMHIAAMKPSYLSYKDLDLDFVESEYKALVAELEKDNEERRRLKDPNKPEHKIPKFASRKQLSDEILKQAEEDIKAELKAQNKPEKIWANIIPGKMNSFIADNSQLDSKLTLMGQFYVMDDKKTVEQVIAEKEKELGIKLEIVEFIRFEVGEGLEKKAEDFAAEVAAQMS
- the rpsB gene encoding 30S ribosomal protein S2 produces the protein MVTMRDLLECGVHFGHQTRRWNPKMKKFIFGERKGIYVIDLQKTLRYFRYTYNIVKDAAAEGKTILFVGTKKQAVAAVKEYAEKCGMPYVNHRWLGGMMTNFGTIRQSIRKLEIIEKMEEDESIKLLTKKEALMLSRKKAKLIAYLGGIRYMKTPPDMIFVIDVVKEKIAVAEANRLRIPVVAPLDTNCDPDLVTYPIPGNDDAIRSVQLFCQEMAEAIIEGKALREQDDIEQGEPIAEEEKKAVLKEALEEENLNEEFSEEDFEEGKE